Proteins from a single region of Bdellovibrio svalbardensis:
- a CDS encoding DUF2785 domain-containing protein, giving the protein MVRRLQRSKILIPLLLTMQGVSAYAGDASPSISDPHILPKAVQLQITPRGMKYFDQNLSNILGNMGVKLDEGYFPAMNYTMDKPINPDDYAKDNPEAVATYKQMKDLLSTWLVGFSLNPHLPTVQIGESGYVAQFSRFGLVTDEALMRSLGKREGAVLAIELEVKKFTLSTASILAWDLNNEFLGKAGLENVTISIGDNQTPLKMRLPFYIRMNANGQLEFEALELENNLDQTAIALQYQKLIVPTFAVEVNGKKFYLNNQEVDKLLTKQAPLLIEKVRSNLGEFTRKTLPDMLNQKAKEFLAGNLEQIQDMAPPGKDATDTRPNFKWGLRLQNINLNKSLNVDVAAYVEDTLNSKSTPRAIDKSRGEVALNQLPMENYDIALSLDRAVINRVLQLSFERRNFEKIENGGDTMKLMAMPTIDYVKPLAGVVLKQQETFVKLHVSIENKPDSTFLKDSIVLDFDIIAKLAQMKDKDGLQLILYKIDDSTMTMDEKYLSTAGKLLNGLWRGKVYSGIREELRKKCATWATTQTNIPGSLPLPPEVLGMNLDINRLMMDQTGHLVMYLNYAKTGVK; this is encoded by the coding sequence ATGGTACGTCGGCTACAGCGATCTAAAATCCTCATTCCCCTCTTGTTAACCATGCAAGGGGTGAGCGCTTATGCGGGCGATGCCAGCCCGTCGATTTCAGATCCCCATATTTTGCCTAAAGCAGTTCAATTGCAGATCACTCCTCGAGGTATGAAGTACTTCGACCAGAATCTAAGTAATATCTTAGGCAATATGGGCGTGAAGTTGGATGAAGGTTACTTCCCGGCGATGAACTACACCATGGACAAGCCGATCAATCCCGACGATTACGCCAAGGACAATCCTGAAGCGGTTGCTACTTACAAACAAATGAAAGACTTGTTGAGCACATGGCTGGTGGGCTTTTCATTAAATCCACATTTACCGACGGTACAAATTGGCGAATCCGGCTATGTTGCACAGTTTTCCCGCTTTGGTTTAGTGACTGACGAAGCATTGATGCGCAGCCTTGGTAAACGTGAAGGCGCCGTTCTCGCTATTGAACTTGAAGTCAAAAAATTCACTCTCTCCACCGCTTCCATTTTGGCTTGGGATTTAAATAACGAATTCCTCGGCAAGGCAGGTCTGGAGAACGTGACGATTTCAATTGGAGACAATCAAACTCCATTGAAGATGCGTTTGCCTTTCTATATTCGCATGAATGCCAATGGTCAGTTGGAGTTTGAAGCCCTCGAGCTCGAAAACAACCTGGATCAAACGGCGATTGCTCTCCAATATCAGAAGTTGATTGTTCCGACTTTTGCGGTCGAAGTGAACGGGAAGAAATTCTATCTTAACAATCAAGAAGTCGACAAGCTCCTGACGAAACAGGCTCCCCTGTTGATCGAAAAAGTTCGTTCAAACTTGGGTGAGTTCACGCGCAAGACTCTTCCGGATATGCTCAATCAAAAAGCCAAAGAATTCTTGGCCGGCAATCTTGAGCAGATCCAGGATATGGCCCCACCAGGCAAAGATGCCACTGATACAAGGCCTAATTTTAAATGGGGCTTGAGACTGCAAAATATCAATCTCAATAAATCACTGAATGTGGATGTTGCGGCCTATGTTGAAGACACACTGAATTCAAAAAGCACTCCTCGCGCGATCGACAAATCCCGCGGCGAGGTCGCCCTGAACCAGTTGCCTATGGAAAACTATGATATTGCATTGAGCTTGGACCGGGCTGTGATCAACCGTGTTTTGCAGCTTTCCTTCGAACGACGCAACTTTGAGAAAATCGAAAATGGCGGCGACACCATGAAACTGATGGCGATGCCGACGATCGACTATGTAAAACCTTTAGCTGGCGTGGTTTTGAAACAACAAGAAACCTTTGTGAAACTTCATGTTTCTATCGAAAACAAGCCGGACTCCACTTTCCTCAAAGATTCTATTGTTTTGGACTTCGACATCATTGCCAAATTGGCGCAAATGAAAGATAAGGACGGGCTGCAGCTCATCCTTTACAAAATCGACGACTCAACAATGACTATGGATGAAAAGTATCTTTCAACGGCCGGAAAACTTTTGAATGGTCTTTGGAGAGGTAAAGTCTACTCTGGAATCAGAGAAGAACTGAGAAAGAAATGCGCGACCTGGGCGACAACTCAAACCAACATCCCTGGCTCTTTGCCATTGCCTCCGGAAGTTTTGGGTATGAACCTCGACATCAATCGACTGATGATGGATCAAACGGGTCACTTAGTGATGTATTTGAATTACGCGAAAACTGGAGTTAAATAA
- a CDS encoding 2OG-Fe(II) oxygenase yields the protein MEQKQINLTALEDMLEELAQKNWAISKQVFSEDFCKDLAHECQNLAAAGQLSKASIGKGASKTVRSEIRGDFIQWLDDSHPFHQCLELIRQSLNQFFFLGLRRVEAHFALYPPGAGYAKHIDNHRPNSGQNSGSSGGGSNHRKITFVLYLNENWQKDHGGELSLYNPDKDSEMLGQVEPTMGTLILFRSDLFPHQVEKSSANRMSLTGWFRDDAL from the coding sequence TTGGAACAGAAGCAAATCAATCTCACAGCTTTAGAGGACATGTTGGAAGAATTGGCTCAGAAAAACTGGGCAATTTCTAAGCAGGTCTTTTCAGAAGACTTCTGTAAAGACCTTGCCCACGAGTGTCAAAACCTTGCGGCGGCGGGACAATTGAGCAAGGCCTCCATTGGTAAAGGCGCCAGCAAAACTGTGCGTAGCGAAATTCGTGGTGACTTCATTCAATGGCTGGACGACTCTCACCCCTTTCACCAATGCCTTGAGTTGATTCGACAATCTCTGAATCAATTTTTCTTCCTGGGACTCAGACGCGTGGAAGCTCACTTTGCGCTTTACCCGCCGGGTGCGGGCTATGCCAAACACATTGATAATCACCGCCCAAATTCAGGCCAAAATTCTGGCAGCTCTGGTGGAGGATCCAACCATCGCAAAATTACTTTTGTGCTTTATCTCAATGAGAATTGGCAAAAGGATCACGGCGGAGAGCTCAGCCTGTATAATCCAGATAAGGATTCTGAAATGCTGGGCCAAGTGGAACCTACAATGGGCACCTTGATTCTTTTCCGCAGTGACCTTTTTCCCCATCAAGTGGAAAAAAGCAGTGCCAACCGCATGAGTTTAACGGGTTGGTTTAGGGACGATGCATTATGA
- a CDS encoding ABC transporter ATP-binding protein: protein MSKQNRTVVRPKYLSDGEVKREGGYNKTIYQTLHMAYKPFLGRIGLCIGLGVLGRGLLLANTNVIGYWVDTLVGKPSPLTGMDSKQIIILLMSMVLTGFAMTLVFRVGFSRLSAKAISSFYDEVTLRTSRLPMSFFDNTPAGRIITRFSSDYGNIFRLFGGPLAEFLAIIFDLVMMVILITIANPLFLIFVLFIAALNYLIYKLNQAKLRQARRELSASRSPSIAHFAETTQGASTIRSFRRQASFTERFESLDRYYLSQRLYTTRQILSFSFQMNSLSAFLLLITGVSSYFMVEKGWASIGSVGVAFTFIALSGNTVQMFFEWLTQFEEAMIGVERLDQYMRMELEQGSLLPASSQFSTGHATYTPTLEKYLNHRRLTEERCASVEIKDLWFRYREDLPWVLKNLNLEIKAGERLGIVGRTGSGKSSLIQALFYLYPIDKGHIAINGHQPKLQESAQGVDLNLYRQSIAFISQEPILFQGTLRSNLDIDNSLTEEKLTAVLRQVGLLDWVLTQPQGLDMRIEERGKNLSLGERQLLCMARCLLQQSPIVIMDEATSSVDPQSEEILVRATEEFFSDRTQIIIAHRLSTLAKCDRILWLQSGEVVALGPTAEILPRFKKTELV from the coding sequence GTGTCTAAACAAAATCGCACTGTTGTACGTCCGAAGTACTTATCTGACGGCGAAGTGAAGCGTGAAGGTGGTTATAATAAAACCATCTATCAAACTTTACACATGGCTTATAAACCCTTCTTGGGTCGCATTGGTCTGTGCATTGGCCTGGGTGTCTTAGGACGTGGCTTGCTTTTGGCAAATACGAACGTGATCGGTTACTGGGTCGACACCCTGGTTGGCAAGCCTTCTCCCCTGACTGGCATGGACTCAAAGCAAATTATCATTTTGCTGATGTCGATGGTTCTTACCGGCTTTGCTATGACACTGGTTTTCCGGGTGGGATTCTCCCGTCTTTCAGCGAAGGCTATTTCCAGTTTTTATGATGAAGTGACCTTGCGCACATCGCGGCTTCCAATGAGCTTCTTTGATAACACACCAGCCGGGCGAATTATCACCCGCTTCTCAAGCGATTACGGAAATATCTTCCGTTTGTTTGGTGGCCCCTTGGCTGAGTTCTTGGCTATCATCTTTGATCTGGTGATGATGGTGATTTTGATCACCATCGCAAACCCTTTGTTTTTGATTTTTGTTCTGTTTATTGCGGCGCTAAACTACCTGATTTACAAGCTCAACCAGGCCAAGCTCAGACAAGCCCGTCGCGAACTTTCAGCCAGTCGCTCCCCAAGTATTGCGCATTTCGCGGAAACAACCCAAGGGGCCAGCACAATTCGCTCTTTCCGCAGACAGGCCTCCTTCACAGAGCGCTTTGAAAGTTTAGATCGCTATTACCTCTCACAGCGACTTTATACGACTCGGCAGATTTTGAGTTTCTCATTTCAAATGAACAGCCTCAGTGCCTTTCTGCTTTTGATCACGGGCGTTTCTTCTTACTTTATGGTGGAGAAAGGCTGGGCCAGCATCGGTTCGGTGGGTGTGGCTTTCACTTTCATCGCCCTTTCTGGAAATACAGTGCAAATGTTCTTCGAGTGGCTGACCCAATTTGAAGAGGCCATGATTGGTGTTGAACGCTTGGATCAATACATGCGCATGGAGCTCGAACAAGGCAGCCTTTTGCCGGCATCGTCCCAGTTCAGCACGGGTCACGCCACTTATACGCCGACTTTGGAGAAATATCTAAACCACCGTCGCTTGACTGAAGAGCGCTGCGCATCCGTAGAAATAAAGGACCTTTGGTTTAGATACCGCGAAGACCTTCCTTGGGTTCTTAAAAATTTGAACTTGGAAATCAAAGCTGGGGAAAGACTGGGGATCGTAGGCCGCACCGGTTCTGGAAAATCGAGCCTCATTCAGGCTTTGTTTTATCTCTACCCGATTGATAAGGGACATATCGCCATTAATGGTCATCAACCGAAGCTTCAAGAATCAGCACAAGGTGTGGATTTGAATCTCTACCGTCAATCGATTGCCTTTATTTCCCAAGAACCGATCTTGTTCCAAGGGACTTTGCGTTCGAATTTGGATATCGACAACTCGCTGACAGAGGAAAAGCTCACGGCAGTTCTTCGCCAAGTGGGACTGCTGGACTGGGTTCTGACGCAGCCACAGGGTCTCGATATGAGAATCGAAGAGCGCGGCAAGAACTTGTCCCTGGGGGAACGACAACTTTTATGTATGGCTCGCTGCCTGTTACAACAATCGCCGATTGTGATTATGGACGAGGCGACCAGCTCCGTGGACCCTCAATCCGAAGAAATTCTGGTCCGAGCGACTGAGGAATTCTTCTCAGATCGAACTCAAATCATTATCGCCCACCGTCTTTCCACTTTGGCAAAATGCGATCGGATCTTATGGTTACAGAGTGGCGAAGTGGTTGCCCTGGGGCCGACCGCTGAAATTCTGCCCCGCTTTAAAAAAACAGAACTGGTCTAA
- a CDS encoding ABC transporter ATP-binding protein: MKTLFREVIFTRFHARILILLCSLAAAVFGLLGPFFQKEFIDQLTGVQTKLHVFDVNTPLWFIVGAFICVLTAQAFSQLTNYLSAKEALFMQRVFAERLYEKTLNLRVDTMSHRPVGEIVSLYATDVQGATVFLDQTLPAGASTLFPLVLAPFAISVLFEIPLWPTVLVMTGITVLNTFMGLRQSKFFFRFKTLAAERIGLVNEWVQNIRTIRILGWIRHFEKHIFVKREIETQNRVKMVTNGQVMNAISSSITFILNVVALGTLVLYSKQHLTGGELLALLWIVGIFLTRPFRQMPWFFTFAFDSWTSLKRLEDFFAIKNNQTEEISNKAELSKMRQRDETYALQVRGMSLRIGARNILKDINLDVQHGEFVAVVGEVGSGKSMLLLSLLKETGAQFDFYHIGDKNALDLSADEVRGQFAYVPQEGFIMSASLRENVAFLYDIDPDRDPLVEESLKLAQFDLSTERVEKGLNTEIGERGVNLSGGQRQRVSLARVHFHQAPILLLDDCLSAVDVDTEQKLFDQLLLGAWDNRTRLLVTHRLSALHKVDRILFMEDGRIIDQGTFEELLARNEKFREYTTTVAKEATGTKEVSRV; the protein is encoded by the coding sequence ATGAAAACACTCTTTCGCGAAGTTATCTTCACCCGATTCCACGCTCGGATCCTGATCCTGCTCTGTTCTTTGGCGGCTGCCGTCTTCGGTCTTCTGGGTCCCTTTTTCCAAAAGGAATTCATCGATCAACTCACGGGCGTACAAACCAAACTTCATGTCTTTGATGTCAATACACCACTCTGGTTTATTGTTGGTGCCTTTATTTGTGTACTAACGGCCCAGGCTTTTTCTCAACTGACGAATTACCTCAGTGCAAAAGAAGCCTTGTTCATGCAAAGAGTTTTTGCTGAAAGACTTTACGAAAAGACTTTGAACTTGCGCGTGGACACCATGAGCCACCGCCCCGTCGGCGAGATCGTCTCTTTGTATGCGACCGATGTTCAAGGAGCGACGGTATTTCTGGATCAAACTTTACCAGCCGGAGCATCGACCTTATTCCCTCTTGTTCTGGCACCCTTTGCTATTTCTGTGCTTTTTGAAATTCCATTGTGGCCAACCGTATTGGTGATGACCGGAATTACCGTTCTGAATACCTTCATGGGCCTTCGTCAATCAAAGTTCTTTTTCAGATTTAAAACCCTGGCCGCTGAGCGTATCGGCTTGGTCAATGAGTGGGTTCAAAACATCCGCACAATCCGCATCCTTGGATGGATTCGTCATTTTGAAAAACACATTTTCGTCAAACGCGAAATCGAGACTCAAAATCGTGTCAAAATGGTGACGAATGGTCAGGTCATGAATGCGATTTCATCATCCATCACATTCATCCTGAATGTTGTCGCATTGGGAACCCTGGTCCTTTATTCGAAGCAACATTTAACTGGCGGCGAGCTGCTCGCACTTTTATGGATCGTGGGAATCTTCCTGACCCGCCCTTTCCGTCAAATGCCGTGGTTTTTCACTTTCGCCTTTGATTCCTGGACATCTTTGAAACGTTTGGAAGACTTCTTTGCAATTAAGAACAATCAAACTGAAGAGATCAGCAACAAAGCCGAGTTGAGCAAGATGCGCCAGAGAGATGAAACTTATGCACTGCAAGTTCGCGGCATGAGCCTGCGCATTGGCGCTAGAAATATTTTGAAAGACATCAATTTGGACGTCCAACACGGAGAGTTCGTCGCCGTTGTCGGCGAAGTTGGCTCGGGAAAATCGATGCTGCTCCTTTCCCTACTGAAGGAAACTGGCGCGCAGTTTGATTTCTATCATATTGGCGACAAGAATGCGTTGGACCTGTCGGCCGATGAGGTGCGGGGGCAATTTGCCTATGTGCCCCAAGAAGGCTTCATCATGAGTGCGAGTCTGCGTGAAAACGTGGCTTTCCTTTATGATATCGACCCGGATCGGGATCCTCTCGTCGAAGAATCTTTGAAATTGGCCCAATTTGATCTTAGCACCGAGCGTGTTGAAAAAGGTCTCAACACTGAGATTGGTGAGCGCGGAGTCAACTTATCCGGAGGACAACGTCAACGCGTCAGCTTGGCGCGGGTGCACTTCCATCAGGCTCCAATTCTTTTACTCGATGACTGCTTGAGTGCTGTCGACGTTGATACGGAACAAAAGCTGTTTGATCAATTGTTGCTGGGGGCTTGGGACAATCGCACCCGCTTGCTGGTGACTCACCGTTTGAGTGCACTTCATAAAGTGGATCGTATTTTATTTATGGAAGACGGTCGCATCATCGACCAGGGAACTTTCGAAGAGCTTCTCGCGCGCAATGAAAAATTCCGCGAATACACCACCACGGTCGCCAAAGAGGCCACTGGAACGAAGGAGGTGTCTCGTGTCTAA
- the mgtE gene encoding magnesium transporter: MEDNNQILDEKPEQETVLTLLDSWSSMTPDERREKFKELPRTDAEELFLSLKTHDQAELIAEASHLEKRSWVRLLAPDDVADLIQEIGHESKEDLLSLLDPQTKREVIALLAYAEDAAGGLMSTRFVRLRPDMTVDEAISYLRIQAKTHVESIYYAYVLDSDQKLLGVISFREIFSAAQGTKIVDIMHTDILKLPPEMDQEQIGRIFSQHELMAIPVVDEHGVMRGIVTFDDIAHAIQEEATEDIHKLGGVESLDAPYMKISMMEMIKKRAGWLLVLFLGEMFTATAMGYFQTEIERAVVLALFIPLIISSGGNSGSQASTLIIRAMALGEVRLRDWWRVLGRELMAGLCLGVTLGLVGLCRILIWPTREALYGPHYVLVAITVMLSLIGIVLWGTISGSMLPFLLKKVGFDPASASAPAVATLVDVTGLIIYFSVASFVLHGVLL, encoded by the coding sequence ATGGAAGACAACAACCAAATCCTCGATGAGAAACCAGAGCAAGAGACAGTCCTCACCCTTTTGGACTCTTGGTCTTCAATGACTCCTGACGAACGACGTGAAAAGTTCAAGGAACTGCCCCGTACCGATGCCGAAGAACTTTTCCTCAGTCTAAAAACACATGATCAAGCAGAGCTTATCGCCGAAGCGTCTCATCTCGAGAAACGCTCGTGGGTTCGCTTGCTAGCTCCCGATGACGTGGCCGATCTTATTCAAGAGATTGGTCATGAATCCAAAGAGGATCTTTTATCGTTACTAGACCCGCAAACCAAACGCGAAGTCATTGCACTTCTCGCTTATGCAGAAGATGCCGCCGGCGGTTTGATGAGCACCCGCTTCGTACGCCTCCGTCCCGATATGACGGTGGATGAAGCTATCAGCTATTTGCGAATTCAAGCCAAGACTCATGTTGAATCGATTTACTATGCCTATGTTCTGGATTCAGATCAGAAGCTCCTGGGGGTTATCTCCTTCCGCGAAATTTTCTCTGCAGCGCAGGGAACGAAGATCGTGGATATCATGCACACAGATATTCTCAAGCTTCCACCAGAGATGGACCAGGAGCAGATTGGTCGCATTTTTTCTCAGCATGAATTGATGGCCATCCCCGTTGTCGATGAACACGGAGTCATGCGTGGTATCGTGACATTCGACGACATTGCACATGCGATTCAAGAGGAAGCTACTGAAGACATCCACAAACTCGGGGGGGTTGAAAGCCTTGATGCCCCTTACATGAAAATCTCAATGATGGAGATGATCAAAAAACGTGCGGGCTGGTTGTTGGTTCTTTTCTTGGGCGAAATGTTCACCGCAACTGCGATGGGCTACTTCCAAACAGAAATCGAACGTGCTGTCGTCTTGGCTCTTTTCATTCCATTGATTATCAGCTCAGGTGGTAACTCAGGGTCTCAAGCCTCAACACTGATCATTCGCGCCATGGCCCTCGGAGAGGTTCGTCTGCGCGACTGGTGGCGTGTCCTCGGCCGCGAGCTGATGGCAGGTCTGTGCTTGGGTGTCACTTTGGGTTTAGTCGGTCTATGCCGTATCCTGATTTGGCCAACACGCGAAGCCTTATACGGCCCTCACTATGTTCTGGTGGCGATTACCGTCATGCTCAGTTTGATCGGCATTGTCCTCTGGGGAACAATCTCGGGCTCCATGCTGCCTTTCCTTCTTAAGAAGGTTGGCTTCGACCCTGCCAGCGCCTCAGCACCTGCCGTTGCCACATTGGTCGACGTGACGGGTCTTATCATCTACTTCTCAGTAGCAAGCTTCGTCCTTCACGGTGTTCTGCTCTAA
- a CDS encoding S8 family serine peptidase, whose amino-acid sequence MKRILTGLFSSLLVSAPVLAQSIQAVPGEFIVKYKSTAMSVSNVRAKLSSKASLHKAFPAMGMYHISMKAGVGEAANLEDIKADPDVEYVEPNYIWDKGSDSAPTDNSALVNVYQDSYTYNEAITLTRARADNHFYQATLNTGVENSWSQLSPLGANENKVVVAVVDTGVDTSHKLFKTVANGGANALWTNTRELNGVGGVDDDSNGYVDDIHGWNFITNTSNYIDDDNHGTHVAGIIVGAGQNIFANPLAESKVSIMPLKFLGANGSGTTTAAINAIYYAVNNGADVINNSWGGSSYSRALHEALSYAYDHQVLIVSAAGNMGSNNDNTPIYPANYDVPSNIAVASSTNNNFNPAISGFSNYGVNLVQVASPGEDILSTIIGGKYASMNGTSMAAPFVAGMAALALREDRILTGYQLKQLVLNSVSAKPLYRSYISSGGLIDANNLIVSAKSSVGTMSAYQPDYKAQLRSVASDGASSGGGGCGLVSTAIHGGPGSGGPTPMGGVVAGLLCLPLAVWFVLRRRDPKNLRRHERFRMSSEIRVMVGDRELVGSVNTISQGGLSFNTDQALEKGGIVTMRIASPDGHEVIEVQGQVVWNEQNQAYGVQFANARQGTLAMIQQWTQAFGKPS is encoded by the coding sequence GTGAAACGGATTCTAACAGGCCTATTTTCATCGTTGTTGGTCTCTGCGCCAGTACTTGCGCAGAGCATTCAAGCCGTTCCGGGTGAGTTTATCGTTAAGTATAAGTCGACCGCGATGAGCGTCAGTAACGTTCGCGCCAAGCTGTCTTCGAAGGCAAGCTTGCACAAGGCTTTCCCAGCCATGGGGATGTATCACATCTCCATGAAGGCGGGAGTCGGGGAGGCGGCAAATCTTGAGGATATCAAGGCGGATCCTGATGTGGAGTACGTTGAACCCAACTATATTTGGGATAAGGGAAGCGATTCTGCTCCTACTGATAACAGTGCTCTGGTGAATGTCTATCAAGACTCTTATACCTATAATGAAGCCATTACTTTGACCAGGGCCAGAGCGGATAATCACTTCTATCAAGCGACTTTGAATACCGGAGTTGAAAACTCTTGGTCGCAGTTGTCTCCGTTAGGCGCTAACGAAAATAAGGTCGTCGTGGCAGTCGTTGACACGGGTGTGGACACATCACACAAGCTTTTTAAAACCGTGGCGAATGGTGGAGCAAATGCCTTGTGGACTAACACACGTGAGCTGAATGGTGTAGGCGGCGTTGATGACGATTCTAATGGTTATGTCGACGATATTCACGGTTGGAACTTCATTACTAATACTTCCAATTATATCGATGATGATAATCACGGAACCCATGTGGCGGGGATTATCGTTGGTGCCGGTCAAAATATTTTTGCCAATCCTTTGGCGGAATCCAAAGTTTCAATTATGCCTCTGAAGTTCTTGGGGGCTAATGGATCTGGAACGACGACGGCAGCTATTAATGCCATCTATTATGCTGTGAATAACGGTGCCGATGTCATTAATAACTCGTGGGGCGGTTCAAGTTACTCCAGAGCTTTGCACGAGGCTTTGAGCTATGCTTATGATCACCAAGTATTGATTGTCTCTGCTGCAGGTAATATGGGCAGCAATAACGACAACACTCCGATCTATCCTGCGAACTACGATGTGCCGAGCAATATTGCGGTGGCTTCTTCAACAAATAATAATTTCAACCCAGCGATCTCCGGATTCTCGAACTACGGTGTAAACCTGGTTCAAGTGGCGAGTCCTGGTGAAGATATTCTGAGTACCATTATTGGTGGCAAGTATGCCTCTATGAATGGCACTAGTATGGCGGCTCCTTTTGTTGCGGGTATGGCGGCATTGGCCTTGCGCGAAGACCGAATTCTGACGGGTTATCAGTTGAAGCAATTGGTTTTGAACAGTGTCAGTGCGAAGCCATTGTACCGCTCTTATATTTCATCCGGTGGTCTTATTGACGCCAATAATTTGATTGTGTCAGCGAAAAGCTCCGTGGGCACGATGTCAGCCTATCAGCCTGACTATAAAGCTCAGCTTCGTAGTGTTGCGAGTGATGGTGCTTCGAGTGGCGGCGGTGGCTGTGGTTTAGTCAGTACGGCTATTCATGGCGGTCCTGGTAGCGGCGGTCCCACTCCAATGGGTGGCGTTGTAGCTGGCCTGTTGTGTTTGCCGTTAGCTGTATGGTTTGTGCTTCGTCGACGTGATCCAAAAAATCTTCGTCGCCACGAACGCTTCCGCATGAGCTCAGAGATCCGCGTGATGGTCGGTGACCGTGAACTGGTGGGTTCGGTGAATACGATTTCCCAAGGCGGTTTGTCATTCAATACGGATCAGGCTTTGGAAAAAGGCGGTATTGTCACAATGCGAATTGCCAGCCCTGACGGCCACGAAGTCATCGAGGTTCAAGGTCAGGTTGTGTGGAACGAGCAGAATCAAGCGTACGGAGTTCAGTTCGCAAATGCTCGTCAAGGAACACTCGCTATGATCCAACAATGGACTCAGGCGTTTGGTAAACCATCGTAA
- a CDS encoding FAD-dependent oxidoreductase — MAKSSFTRREFLKVSALSSTAVALGGCASLDRLFMGDKRDLANEVIILGAGAAGLAAAYSLKKKKIPFRIFEASSRVGGRVQSISVFPEGGPVAELGAEFFEESHQSIFTLAKDLNLDVRQVKSTPGLEAHMFSFNGQIYQVKDLVPRMKTLQAPLRRVRADLYRQQDVTLTYKNSLQYERSTYYDSLSLKDLLNLWKSEVDPLILELIEAQAIARFGVDAESQSSIHFLETLDAEGSSLLSGRNTFRMEGGLNRLISTLQGRVAGVVPDYILKTNHVLTDLSEKKDVFTLTFQTPKGKETYTTKNVICTIPFSKLREVNGLQEIGFSNLKKEAILTQAYATHSKGVLAFNETFWRKKSGKTPGNVGNFTGDFVTQKFWDSGRAQEGTQGLLTFQRGGKSGAETGGNAAAVAKADLSLFYADLGSKQVLNSEVINWSLKPWALGSMAYFKKGQYMRYKGVAGEPEFGGRFLFAGEHTSLKFAGTLHGAIESGLQAAAAISI, encoded by the coding sequence ATGGCAAAAAGTTCTTTCACTCGTCGCGAGTTTTTAAAAGTTTCTGCACTGAGTTCTACCGCTGTTGCTTTGGGTGGCTGTGCAAGTTTAGATCGTCTTTTTATGGGCGACAAAAGGGACTTGGCGAACGAAGTTATTATTCTGGGTGCCGGTGCGGCGGGACTTGCTGCAGCTTATTCTCTTAAGAAGAAAAAAATTCCGTTTCGTATTTTTGAGGCGTCCTCGCGTGTGGGCGGACGAGTGCAATCCATTTCCGTTTTTCCCGAAGGTGGCCCCGTGGCCGAACTCGGGGCGGAGTTCTTCGAGGAGTCTCATCAAAGTATTTTCACTCTGGCCAAGGATCTGAACCTGGATGTGCGCCAGGTAAAGTCGACTCCGGGTCTTGAAGCGCATATGTTTTCGTTTAATGGGCAGATCTATCAAGTGAAAGATTTGGTTCCTCGAATGAAGACCCTGCAGGCGCCGCTACGTCGTGTGCGTGCCGATCTTTATCGCCAGCAGGATGTGACATTAACCTACAAGAATTCATTGCAATATGAACGCTCGACTTATTACGACAGCTTGTCGTTGAAAGATCTTCTGAATCTTTGGAAGAGTGAAGTCGATCCTTTAATTTTGGAACTCATTGAAGCTCAAGCTATTGCCCGTTTTGGGGTGGATGCGGAGTCACAGTCCTCGATTCATTTCTTGGAAACTTTGGATGCTGAAGGCAGCTCTTTGTTGTCGGGGCGAAATACCTTTCGCATGGAAGGCGGCTTGAACCGCTTGATTTCGACTCTGCAGGGCCGAGTGGCAGGGGTGGTTCCTGACTATATTCTTAAGACCAACCATGTGCTGACCGACCTGTCAGAGAAAAAAGATGTCTTCACTTTGACCTTCCAAACACCCAAGGGCAAAGAAACATACACGACGAAAAATGTGATCTGCACCATTCCTTTTTCAAAACTTCGTGAAGTGAATGGCTTGCAAGAAATTGGTTTTTCTAATTTGAAAAAGGAAGCCATCCTGACTCAGGCCTATGCGACTCATAGCAAAGGTGTCTTGGCTTTCAATGAAACCTTTTGGCGAAAGAAATCAGGCAAAACTCCAGGTAACGTCGGAAATTTCACGGGGGACTTTGTTACTCAAAAGTTCTGGGATTCCGGTCGCGCCCAAGAGGGAACTCAAGGCCTGCTGACTTTTCAGCGCGGAGGCAAGTCCGGAGCGGAAACGGGCGGCAATGCTGCGGCCGTCGCCAAAGCGGATCTGAGTTTGTTCTATGCTGATTTAGGTTCCAAGCAAGTGCTCAATTCGGAAGTTATCAACTGGAGTCTGAAGCCGTGGGCTTTGGGCTCTATGGCTTACTTCAAAAAAGGTCAGTATATGCGCTATAAGGGTGTTGCCGGCGAGCCTGAATTTGGTGGGCGTTTTCTGTTTGCAGGGGAGCACACCAGTCTGAAATTTGCGGGAACTTTGCACGGAGCCATTGAAAGCGGCCTGCAAGCTGCGGCCGCTATTTCAATTTAA